Proteins co-encoded in one Arachis stenosperma cultivar V10309 chromosome 7, arast.V10309.gnm1.PFL2, whole genome shotgun sequence genomic window:
- the LOC130939836 gene encoding NADPH-dependent codeinone reductase 1-4-like: protein MLVIGFGTAAFETDESDVHKLEVMEAIKLGYRHFDTTSIYGSEQALGEAIAEALKLGLISSRDELFITSKLWLSDNHPNLVLPALCKSLHNFSLVLLLLALTARYPSLVVVNSDPSAKTPEEALVYIFGEARRTTPSILYLPQFDVWWETARKQLRAVLQNLLDKLPSNMPIFLLETSSVVLAEVEDVPHSLFLHYSVYL from the exons ATGCTGGTCATAGGCTTTGGAACTGCTGCCTTTGAAACTGATGAGAGTGACGTCCATAAATTGGAGGTGATGGAGGCCATCAAGCTCGGTTACAGGCACTTCGACACTACTTCTATATATGGCTCCGAACAGGCTCTGGGAGAAGCCATTGCTGAAGCCCTTAAACTTGGTCTCATAAGCTCCAGGGATGAACTTTTTATCACTTCCAAGTTATGGTTATCTGATAACCATCCCAATCTTGTACTTCCTGCTCTATGCAAATCACTTCA CAATTTTAGTCTCGTTCTTCTCTTGCTCGCCCTCACCGCGCGCTACCCGTCACTGGTTGTTGTCAATTCTG ATCCTAGTGCTAAGACACCAGAGGAGGCATTGGTATACATATTTGGTGAAGCTAGAAGAACCACACCATCAATTCTCTATTTACCACAATTTGATGTTTGGTGGGAAACT GCTCGTAAACAACTCAGAGCTGTTCTCCAGAATTTGCTAGACAAATTGCCATCTAACATGCCTATCTTTCTACTGGAAACATCCTCAGTTGTGCTAGCTGAAGTTGAAGATGTACCACATTCACTTTTCCTTCATTATTCAGTGTATCTTTGA